CGATCGCGTTCTTTCGGTCGACGAAGACGAGCGCCGGCCTGGGGCGGGGCTCGCCGACCTCGACCGTCCCGTACGCCGCGACGATCACGAGATCGCCCGGCTGGACGAGCCGCGCGGCCGCGCCGTTGACCGAGATCGTGCCCGAGCCTGCCGGCGCCTCGATCGCGTAGGTCGCGAAACGCGATCCGCGGGTGACGTCGTACACCTCGACGCGGTCGTATTCCTCGATCCCGGCGGCCTGGAGCAGTCCGGCGTCGATGCCGATCGATCCTTCGTAGTCCACCTCCGCCTGCGTGACCGTGGCGCGGTGGATCTTTCCCCGGAGAACTTCCTTCTTCATCGCTGTCCTTCCAGTAAAACGTTGTCGAGCAACCGGATCTTCCCGAGCCGGACCGCGGCGGCGAGCGCCGCGCCGGGCCGCGGCTCGGCCGTGCGCCGCATCGTCGCGGGATCCACGACCTCGGCGTAATCGACTTCGAACCCCGCTCCTTCGAGCTCCCGGCGCGCCCGCTCTTCCGCCGATCCGACCGCCTCGCCCGCCGCGATCCTTTCGGCGGCCGAGAAGAGGGCGCGCGGGAACCCGGCCGCCCGGCGGCGCTCGTCGAACGAGAGGTAGACGTTCCTCGAGGACCGGGCGAGCCCGTCCTTTTCGCGCGAGATCGGGGCGACGATCAGGCGGATCGGGAAATCGAGATCGTCGATCATTCGCCGGACGACCGCCGCCTGCTGCAGGTCCTTGCGGCCGAAGACCGCGACGTCCGGGCCGACGACGTGAAAGAGCTTCGCGACGACGGTCGCGACTCCCACGAAGTGTCCCGGCCGAACGGCGCCCTCTTCCCCTTCCGAGACGTTCGCGACCTGGATCGTCGTCGAGAATCCCGCCGGGTAGAACTCGGAAGCCGCCGGGGTGAAGACCGCCTCCACCCCTTCGCGCTCGAGGAGCGCGAGGTCCGCCTCCAGCGTGCGCGGATATTTCGCGAGATCTTCCGCCGGTCCGAACTGCAGAGGGTTGACGAAGATCGACACGACGACGGTCGCCGCCTCCTTCCGGGCGATCCGCACGAGCGAGAGATGCCCCTCGTGCAGCGCGCCCATCGTCGGCACCAGTCCGACGGGGCCGCGGGCGCGGAGCGGCGCGAGCGCCGACCTCAGCTCCGGAATCGAGGCGGTGACGAGCATCTTTCCCTCAGTACACCCGGCGGAGCGGCGGCGCGTCCGGGACGAACGTCTCCTCGCGCGACG
The sequence above is a segment of the Thermoanaerobaculia bacterium genome. Coding sequences within it:
- the panD gene encoding aspartate 1-decarboxylase, whose translation is MKKEVLRGKIHRATVTQAEVDYEGSIGIDAGLLQAAGIEEYDRVEVYDVTRGSRFATYAIEAPAGSGTISVNGAAARLVQPGDLVIVAAYGTVEVGEPRPRPALVFVDRKNAIAEIKTRELQGVGA
- the panC gene encoding pantoate--beta-alanine ligase, which encodes MLVTASIPELRSALAPLRARGPVGLVPTMGALHEGHLSLVRIARKEAATVVVSIFVNPLQFGPAEDLAKYPRTLEADLALLEREGVEAVFTPAASEFYPAGFSTTIQVANVSEGEEGAVRPGHFVGVATVVAKLFHVVGPDVAVFGRKDLQQAAVVRRMIDDLDFPIRLIVAPISREKDGLARSSRNVYLSFDERRRAAGFPRALFSAAERIAAGEAVGSAEERARRELEGAGFEVDYAEVVDPATMRRTAEPRPGAALAAAVRLGKIRLLDNVLLEGQR